ATCACTGGTGAGAAGAAAGGGAAAGCAAAGCCAATCCCACCAGATGACCTAATCAATATTGCAGGGCTTTCAGAAGTACCTGATGGTGTAGCTTCATGGCATGTAGCAGTGAGCAAATACACAGATACACCCTTGCTTTCAGCAGCACTGCCAGTTTGGGACCCTTCAAATGAAAGTATTGTGGCTGTTGTGGGTGTTACTACAGCACTTTATAGTGTAGGCCAGCTTATGAAGGAGCTTGTTGAAGTCCATAGTGGGCACATATATTTGACATCCCAAGAGGGTTATTTACTTGCCACATCCACGAATGCTCCACTATTAAGAAATTCAACCGAGGGGCCCAAGCTTATGAGGGCTATTGATTCTGAGGATGAAGTAATACAAATGGGAGCTAAATGGTTAGAGAGAGCCTACGGCAACAACTTTTCTCAGAGTCATGAGGTTCATGCAGAAAATGCCAGGCTTGGCCACGAGCAGTATTACATTGACTCATTTTTCCTAAAATTGAAGAGGCTGCCCTTGGTAACTTTTTACCCCATTTTAATTTCTTCCATACCGTTGGTATTCTAGACCTTATGTTGTAAGAACATATGAGGTCCTAGAGGCCAGAAACAGATTTGTATCTAACCATAACTAGTTGTACACTATgcacaaacaaaaacttttagTTTCTAATTctactctaatttttttttattttatttttatcatgttTAAAACCTAATTATGAAGTTGTTTGAATGTGGTCTACTTCAATTACTAATTCCAATAAATTAGATATATAGGAAAGAAGAAGTGTTATAgagaaaaaagaattttaaaatgcTATTCATCATCCCAATTCTCACCATCCTTTTATCATCCCATAATGTGACATTAGATGATTGGaagctatttattatatttcacttgtgaacCTATAATCTAATGCCATATCATGGGATGGTGAGAGGATAATGAGAAAaatgatgatgaatagattttttcttttaaattatctaATATTCATTGATATgacttttcaaattattttagatttatgatCATTCTATGTAAGAATGGATGGCATAATTCAGTAGGATCAAAGTTGTTTCTTTGagaattatatatgttatagaTAGGTTCTGTGATACTCTTTGTTAAACCAAAAATACAATGAGGATTGTACAAGTCTTCCCTTTTTGTCTAATTGGACAATAGTAATTTAACATTAAATAGAATTAAGGGAGAAACTAAAGTTGAACTTTGTGCAGGTGGGGGTCATCATCATtccaagaaaaaatataatgggGAAGGTAGATGAGCGAGccttcaaaacattggttataTTGATATCTGCATCTTTGTGTATCCTATTCATTGGATGTATCTGCATTTTGATACTGACAAATGGGGTGTCCAAAGAAATGAAACTAAGGGCAGAGCTGATAAGCCATCTTGATGCAAGAAGAAGAGCTGAGGCATCTAGCAACTATAAAAGCCAATTTCTAGCAAACATGAGGTCCGTAATTTCAACTTGTACAAGGTACTGAATACTGATATATAGTAGTGTTATGATATTTATGGATTGATACAAAATCTGTGGTGCTGCAGTCATGAACTGAGGACACCTATGGCTGCGGTAATTGGGTTACTGGACATTCTCATATGTGATGATTGCCTCACAAATGAACAGTACGCAACTGTTACCCAGATTAGAAAGTGCTCAACAGCTCTACTCCGGCTTCTAAACAATATATTGGATTTGAGCAAGGTGAGATATAAAGCAAACATTTACTTATGATTGTGAGCAAGCCAAGAGGAATGTATCAATTGATTCTCACATAAAACAAGCTAGTGCATATGATCATACAGTTAATAAGAAGGGAGGTGATCACCTTCCAATCTTTACCAGACAATCTATTACAATATCTCAATTTGAAGCCATAAAGTTTTTCTCCTATGAAACCACAACATCCTTTCTTAACTCATgaagtttgaaagtttaaagcTCTACATACTTATTTATCTAAGTAGTATCTTAAATTCATGAAGAATCTTGAGGACCATAAGTTGGTCAGtaatctttttcatttaattatggCTACTTAGAAAGTGCAAAGTGGCAAAAATGTGACTGGCTCCGTTTGGCCCGGGGAAGGACTGTTTTTCATCATATTTAGAGCTTTTTGCATTCATTATAGGTTTTTGCATCCCACGGCTTTCtttacatttaattttttttgataggttacCTTTACATTTAATTACAAGACATATATAGAAGACTATACAGAAATTAGTTTATATTGCTATTTTGACCTCATCAACTTTCAACCCCTAACtgagaaattttaaaatgttaGGTCTGGACTCACTTTCTCTAAAATGTTAGGTCTGGACTCACTTTCTCTATTCCAATCTCTTCATTTAtcttaaaatcacaactttgaaaatgaggaaaaaaattggTTCTTGAAAATCCGAAGAACGAAAGGTTGCTTCTACACTGTTCCTCCTtcctctccatctctctcttcatATTCTGGAATTccatattcattatttttagtTGCATAACTTTTACCATTCATGCACGACTACGTCTAATTAGAAAGAAAACTAACTACCTAGATTTGCATTAGAAGTTATGAAATACACTTGACAAGATTACAACATGCTTAGTGTATGAACCTGATGTTTGTCGAGGAGGTTTCCAATAATATATACTTCTTCAATTTTAATTGTTACAGAAACATTATGAATTTGTGATTAAATAAAACTCGAAATCACATAACTTGTTCTACCTGGTGCACTCctgaaatgaaattaaaaatataccgTATAGGTTGAATCTGGGAAGCTGGTGTTGGAAGATGCAGAATTTGATTTGGGGAGAGAACTTGAAGGACTTGTTGATATGTTCTCTGTGCAGTGCATTAACCACAATGTGGAAACTGTTTTGGATCTCTCCGGTATGACCTTAAATCTCAGATGAAGACAACTCAGATAATGGTCAAAGCTTATCATTTTTAACTATAACTGTCTGTTTCTGATGTGGATTTTCACTCTCTCTGTTTCCTGTTTAGATAATATACCAAAATTAGTTCGAGGAGACTCTGCTAGAGCTGTTCAAATATTTGCAAATCTAATCAGCAATTCTCTCAAGTTCACATCATGTAAGTGCAACTCATGTATTGCAAATGTTGATGGCCCTAGTTTGACAGTGCTGCAGAAATAACAATGAAATGGAAAATAGAAAGAGTGAGAAATTGTAAATGTCAATAATTAGTGCCTATTAGAAAGGCTATCAGACTAgttatcaaaaaaacaaaagaaaggctATATCAGACTGTAATACAACCcacaaataaaaacttaaaaaaaaaaaaaaaaaaacaagtgattTGTTCCAGAAGAATTAAACAACCTAGATTGGGATTGAGATAATAAGTAGTCTCTTCTTTTCAGGTGGGTTTCTTTTAGAAGTTGGAGCTACAAATGATTGGGACCATGTGATTTAGAGTTATCATTTGTAGCTCAGATATCTTGTAAGTTATCATTTGCTCTTAGGAGCATCTGATCCTTGTTCTTTCATCGATGAATCtgatacttttcaaaaaatgaaaggaaaataaaaaggcCTCTGGTTTGTAGATATTGTAAGTTAATACATCATCCACATCATGATTGATGTCTGAATTAGAAAGTTTATATAGTTTGTCAAGGCATTCATAGGACAGCAAGATCAATATGTAGAAGGAATTCCCTCCCCAAATGCCTTGTAGGAGAGAATATACAAATGTAGGCCTATTTTCAATTATGATGTGTAAAGTAATGACAAAAAGgacaagaatttaaaaaatgatcatGTTTTTCGAGAATGAATAGTAAGCTTGCATACTGAACTGTTTTGGATGGCTTACAGCGGGTCATGTAATTATACGAGGATGGTGTGAGAACTCAAATTCTTCCATTGACATTGAGAAGTTTCCTCTCGACCATAAGAAATCACagcctacacataagataaagttCAAGCAGCAGGGAAGCCATACAAAGAAGGCCtgcaagaaagaaaacaaaatgattCTTCGGTTTGAAGTTGATGACACTGGTTGTGGTAGGAATCTTAATACTACATATATGAATTGTAAAATCAGACACTCTGATTATGAATAGAAGTAAGAATTTCTTTATATCTTGTAGGTATTGATCCAAGCAAGTGGGAATCTGTATTTGAAAGCTTTGAGCAAGCTGACCCCTCAACAACACGAACGTAAGTAAAACAAACAAGCTTCACCATCCACAAAACCTATCTGATGAACATGGAGCCTATTCTGTTTttgagttgtaaaataataataataaaattcatatcTTGAACACATAAggcatttatcaaaattaagaaCTGAAATCTGCAGAAACTTTTGCTAATTGCAGGCATGGTGGCACTGGTCTTGGATTATGCATCGTGCGGACCTTGGTGAGTAAAAGTCTCCTGTATATATTGATGATGGCATATAAActcatgttaaaaaaaaagtacattgGTCTTGTCCATGATGTTGTAAGTTTAGaggttttcttattatttttggaAACCCTCAATGAAATGAAGAATAATAACAAGGTACACTGCTTCCTACAAAATAAAGGCAATCCCACATCAAGGCAAAAGGGTAGGAAGGCATGAATGCATAGCTTTTATTATGCATGAGAGTTGTTGTACAGTGAGTTAGTGGGAAAATTGGGTTcatttggtgtttttttttttggggggtgggggggtgATTCTGGGTCAAGGCTGTTAAGTTTGTGAGTTTGAGTTGGGAGTTTGTAATTCATATCTTTTGGAGTTAGGCAATTGGCTGAGCCACAGTGAAAGTTTGTCTTATGGAAGttgttgttttatgtttttatgtatGAGTGTGCACATGGGTGGACCCAAGTGTATCATTAAAGCCTCCCAGATTGTAAAAAccccttaaatttttttttttttattattaggtatttacatgtagactctctaaaagaaaaaaaaaaaaaaaacctaattgTAAGCCCACTAATTGACACACCAAACACCCCACTGATGTGGAAGCCTGTCACATCAGCTAATACTAGAAAGTATTTATGTTGTGGCTTTTTAGCTGTAATGGATCCCATGGTAAGTGGCACGTTTACATGCCAACTTGTAAATAGCATAATGCTGCTCACCGGTCCAATTTTTCCCAGATCGGACTGGACCAAACGTCCCTAGGGATTGGACCGGTCCGGTCAGTCCaatcctttttttaaaaaaaattgattaattaaaaaatactaatttaaaattaagtgacttattaaatagaagttacataataaattgtacaattattaatatatactagtactatatattatagttatatattaaagaatataatacttatgtaatattgtgatatcttaataattaattatatacaattatttatataaataataaaatatatatttttaattttctttcggtccggttcggtctagtccggggtgaaaaacccttGGACCGGGGACACCGAATGAATTCAGTCCTATATAATTAGGGGTGAAAAATGGCCGGTCTAATCGGTTTCTCCAGTCCAGACTGGCCAAATCTCACCCCTAATAATGCCTCTCTAAAAGTTAAGTCCCCTTTGTTCCCCTGCATGCACACACTGAAATTTCTCAAGTTTgtaaagtttgaattttgaccTCTAGGCAATCAGCTGCATGCACATAATTTTACCAAATGATCCTGGACGGTGACTATTAAATCACAGTTGCATTTCATAGGGAAAAAGAAAGGttccatattattatttttaggctTTATTGTGCAGTGGttccatattattatttttaggctTTATTGTGCAGTGCACTATAGAGTCTGAATCTCTTTATACATCACACAATTATACTGCTGATGACAGGTTAACAAGATGGGTGGAGAAATCAAGGTTGCAAAGAAGGATGGTCCAGGAACTTTAATGCAGCTCTACTTGCTTCTCAATGCACCTGCAGATGGCACAGAACAGCACTGCCGAGTAGATTTTTCGAACCATAGTTTAGTGGTGAGTGCGATTTTTTTCTTCTGAAGACCATTTGAAAGCTCATATACAGTTCAAATAtgcaacaataaaaaagaatgagattaaatatttgaatttgtaAATGCAGGTACTGCTTGCTCTACATGGCAGAATGGGGAGATTGATTATGTCCCAATGGCTACATAAAAGTGGAGTGTTTACGATGGAAGCATCTGAATGGAATGAGCTGACACAAATTCTTAGGGAATTCTTCTGTATCAGAAGGTCAGCTCGTAACGATGGCTTTGATGCACAGCGTTCTCTAAGTGAACCTTTGAACACTCAAGTACTGAGCATACAAGACATGAGGAACCCAGTCTTCATCATAGTTGTAGATATAGGACTGCTTGACTTGAGCACAGATATATGGAAGGAACAAATTAACTTTCTTGACAATTACTTTGGGAAAGTGAAGTTTGCATGGATGCTTAATCATGATACTTCAAATGCCATAAAGATGGAACTCCGCCGAAAAGGACATATATTGATGGTGAATATGCCACTCTACAAGGCAAAGATGATTCACATTCTTGAAGCTGTAATAAAGGAGAGAAATGTTGAACTGCAGAAGAAAAGTTCAAATGCTTTGAGAACTACCAAAGAAGGCAATCTGCATGAATATCATGAGATTGATACCACACATTTTGATGTTGCCAGCTCTGATGATTCTGATATGCCTGAAATGCGTAGTTCTAATTCCATATGTGGCTCACGTAATGGGGAAAAACGAAGAGAGAGGATTACAAAACCTTGTTCTTCAGGCTACCAGAAAATTAACAACTGTTTAGTTGAACTCACTCGTGTTTATTCAAAAGAGAATTATTCAACTGAAAGAGATCCATGTCAAGACAGGCACAACTCTCATGATGTTCAAAATGAAGAACCTAAATGTTGCACACAAGCATCCCTTTCAGCAGAACCTCAAAGTGAAAATGCTGAATGCTGCGAACAACATTTGGTTAGCAGCTGTCCTACAGCACAGGGTAATTTATACTCAAGCAAGGCTATGAATGAACAGAAATCTCTTGAGGGCCTACGTATACTGCTTGCAGAAGATACCCCAGTACTCCAGAGAGTTGCAACCATAATGCTAGAAAAAATGGGTGCTACAGTAGTTGCTGTGGGGGATGGCCTTCAGGCAGTAGATGCTCTGAATTGCAAGCAAAGTGCAGAAGCTTGTCAAAGGGATTGTGTCTGTGAAGATAGAAACATAAGATTGCAAGCAGAAAACAGGGATTTCCCTCTATATGACTTGATCCTAATGGATTGCCAAGTAAGAATCTGAGACGACTCACACTTTTCTAATGCTCTGTTGTCTTACTTAGCACTCtatattcaataataaaaatacaagagTAGTGAAGAACTGGTAGTGTTGTTTCTTTAGAATTCAGGGGTGCAGTTGTTGCATTCAAGAGTAAAACTAGAAGCAATTTTAAGAGGAATGCCTACAAAACATCTCgttagtttgtttattttggcAATCAGCATTTTGTGTTAAGTTGCCATGTGAATGTGCTTAGATTGACCATTGCATGAAAGTTCCTGAACCTTTGTCTTTGTGAAAAACAGATGCCAAAGATGGATGGTTATGAAGCAACAAAGATAATCAGGAAATCAGAAGCTGGAACCGGATTGCACATTCCTATTGTTGCATTGACCGCCCATGCAATGTCATCAGATGAAGCCAAATGCTTGGAGGTGGGCATGGACGCTTATCTAACAAAACCAATTAACTACAAGCTGATGGTTTCCACCATTCTTTCACTCACTACAAGAACGGCCTACGTCAAGCGAGAGCTAACAAACCAGTAGCTTATGCAGCCTTCAGATGTAAGTTTGGTATGAGAAAATGCAGTTTTATATGAGCATTATATGGATGTATATATATCGAGTCTTGCAGTATGATTATAGAGATCCAAGTCTGGTGTCAATATCTATAACTATACTAGCCGCAGCAGACCCGGAAAATGTGCGggaatagttataattatttataaaaagtaatttgAGTGTATGAATAATATGTCACAGCTGATCATCCTGAAAGAACAGTGAGTTGATATAATCAAGTTTTGTAGAAACTTGTAAACCTTGAAAAAAATTCTGGAATTCCCTGCTGTGTTGATGTAGCACTGTCCATTAGAATAATAAGTTCAATGGTTGATGGTAGTATCAACTCAACACTTTAGGAAGAAAGTGAGATGAGCTATCTCCTTCAATTTTACTTCCTTTTCTTAAacaatcattttcaattaagctATTAAGATGCTATTGGCCCAAACAGAAGGGATGTCCTTCAATATTTGGGATTCAAATCAAGGTACCTATTCAAATTTTAAGGCTTAGATCGTTACAGTGAGATAGACACAAGTAGTGAATCACACAAAATTTATACCGCCCAAGTGAATATCTCAAGTAACATAGTATACTCATTTTATATGTCCGTCTCTTAACTCTATATAGATCTTAAGAATATCAGGGGACCTAAATTTCTGCATTTTATGTTGGAAGACATATCAAGGAAGAATCAAGTGCCATCAATATGCCAACTCAAAGCAAACGGCAGTCATGATATATGGCAAGATTTGTGCAAGCTAGAATCAAGgatcaattttcatttttgagTTTTACGTTGTATAGTTTTCATACATAGCATGCTCTGTTTATGTATAGATGAATGAAATGGTACAAAATTCAAACCAACAGCAGTGCTTGTTATCTTTTATGGTATCAAGAGAGCCAGTCTCTAACGAGTACCTTTCATCATCCTTGGCAATGACTTCCCCTATTGGAGCCCCTTCTTCCTCACCCTCTAATACCCCTATTATCACCATTAATGCTGCCAACATCATCAATGAGAAACTTACGCCATCTACCTTTCCACAATGGAGAGCCCAGTTTGAAGCATTGCTTATTGGCTATGATCTCATGAATTTTGTTACCGGCGATCTTCAATACCCTATCATTGATGAAGAAAATTTGGCCACTTCC
This genomic window from Carya illinoinensis cultivar Pawnee chromosome 7, C.illinoinensisPawnee_v1, whole genome shotgun sequence contains:
- the LOC122316615 gene encoding histidine kinase 1-like isoform X1, producing the protein MADETHPGSSECSPTPSTPMGTPLRKVLDRISGFATPWRSSSALRGRRIFHRDVEREELQYAATRCLSSYYSVFVARLAIMVMLAILIGLLTILTWHFTKIYTTKSLNSLAYGLRNELLQRPILRMWNILNSTSEITTAQVKLSEYVFRRYNNPETHAEQVEQLYESMRDVTWALFASRKALNAITINYRNGFVQAFHRDHRSNNTFYIYSDLVNYSISVSGSSYEIGSLSSQEGWKDQSIHGNISAVWYQEPLDPITGEKKGKAKPIPPDDLINIAGLSEVPDGVASWHVAVSKYTDTPLLSAALPVWDPSNESIVAVVGVTTALYSVGQLMKELVEVHSGHIYLTSQEGYLLATSTNAPLLRNSTEGPKLMRAIDSEDEVIQMGAKWLERAYGNNFSQSHEVHAENARLGHEQYYIDSFFLKLKRLPLVGVIIIPRKNIMGKVDERAFKTLVILISASLCILFIGCICILILTNGVSKEMKLRAELISHLDARRRAEASSNYKSQFLANMSHELRTPMAAVIGLLDILICDDCLTNEQYATVTQIRKCSTALLRLLNNILDLSKVESGKLVLEDAEFDLGRELEGLVDMFSVQCINHNVETVLDLSDNIPKLVRGDSARAVQIFANLISNSLKFTSSGHVIIRGWCENSNSSIDIEKFPLDHKKSQPTHKIKFKQQGSHTKKACKKENKMILRFEVDDTGCGIDPSKWESVFESFEQADPSTTRTHGGTGLGLCIVRTLVNKMGGEIKVAKKDGPGTLMQLYLLLNAPADGTEQHCRVDFSNHSLVVLLALHGRMGRLIMSQWLHKSGVFTMEASEWNELTQILREFFCIRRSARNDGFDAQRSLSEPLNTQVLSIQDMRNPVFIIVVDIGLLDLSTDIWKEQINFLDNYFGKVKFAWMLNHDTSNAIKMELRRKGHILMVNMPLYKAKMIHILEAVIKERNVELQKKSSNALRTTKEGNLHEYHEIDTTHFDVASSDDSDMPEMRSSNSICGSRNGEKRRERITKPCSSGYQKINNCLVELTRVYSKENYSTERDPCQDRHNSHDVQNEEPKCCTQASLSAEPQSENAECCEQHLVSSCPTAQGNLYSSKAMNEQKSLEGLRILLAEDTPVLQRVATIMLEKMGATVVAVGDGLQAVDALNCKQSAEACQRDCVCEDRNIRLQAENRDFPLYDLILMDCQMPKMDGYEATKIIRKSEAGTGLHIPIVALTAHAMSSDEAKCLEVGMDAYLTKPINYKLMVSTILSLTTRTAYVKRELTNQ
- the LOC122316615 gene encoding histidine kinase 1-like isoform X2, with translation MADETHPGSSECSPTPSTPMGTPLRKVLDRISGFATPWRSSSALRGRRIFHRDVEREELQYAATRCLSSYYSVFVARLAIMVMLAILIGLLTILTWHFTKIYTTKSLNSLAYGLRNELLQRPILRMWNILNSTSEITTAQVKLSEYVFRRYNNPETHAEQVELYESMRDVTWALFASRKALNAITINYRNGFVQAFHRDHRSNNTFYIYSDLVNYSISVSGSSYEIGSLSSQEGWKDQSIHGNISAVWYQEPLDPITGEKKGKAKPIPPDDLINIAGLSEVPDGVASWHVAVSKYTDTPLLSAALPVWDPSNESIVAVVGVTTALYSVGQLMKELVEVHSGHIYLTSQEGYLLATSTNAPLLRNSTEGPKLMRAIDSEDEVIQMGAKWLERAYGNNFSQSHEVHAENARLGHEQYYIDSFFLKLKRLPLVGVIIIPRKNIMGKVDERAFKTLVILISASLCILFIGCICILILTNGVSKEMKLRAELISHLDARRRAEASSNYKSQFLANMSHELRTPMAAVIGLLDILICDDCLTNEQYATVTQIRKCSTALLRLLNNILDLSKVESGKLVLEDAEFDLGRELEGLVDMFSVQCINHNVETVLDLSDNIPKLVRGDSARAVQIFANLISNSLKFTSSGHVIIRGWCENSNSSIDIEKFPLDHKKSQPTHKIKFKQQGSHTKKACKKENKMILRFEVDDTGCGIDPSKWESVFESFEQADPSTTRTHGGTGLGLCIVRTLVNKMGGEIKVAKKDGPGTLMQLYLLLNAPADGTEQHCRVDFSNHSLVVLLALHGRMGRLIMSQWLHKSGVFTMEASEWNELTQILREFFCIRRSARNDGFDAQRSLSEPLNTQVLSIQDMRNPVFIIVVDIGLLDLSTDIWKEQINFLDNYFGKVKFAWMLNHDTSNAIKMELRRKGHILMVNMPLYKAKMIHILEAVIKERNVELQKKSSNALRTTKEGNLHEYHEIDTTHFDVASSDDSDMPEMRSSNSICGSRNGEKRRERITKPCSSGYQKINNCLVELTRVYSKENYSTERDPCQDRHNSHDVQNEEPKCCTQASLSAEPQSENAECCEQHLVSSCPTAQGNLYSSKAMNEQKSLEGLRILLAEDTPVLQRVATIMLEKMGATVVAVGDGLQAVDALNCKQSAEACQRDCVCEDRNIRLQAENRDFPLYDLILMDCQMPKMDGYEATKIIRKSEAGTGLHIPIVALTAHAMSSDEAKCLEVGMDAYLTKPINYKLMVSTILSLTTRTAYVKRELTNQ